Sequence from the Actinocatenispora sera genome:
CTCGACCATGTCGTAGATCGCGCGACTTCGCCGCACGGAGACGATCAGACAGCCGTGATAGTCCGCTCCGGTGTTGTGGCGAACCGTTTTGGGATTGTGGCGTTTGAGCGAGGTCCGCCGGAAAGTCTCCGGCTCGACACCGACGCTCGCCGCCCACCATTGGACGGCCGCCTCAGCATCGGCCGTCTCGTGGATCTGGACGCGAAAGTCGATGTTGGCCTGTTCCACCCCGATGGCACGCAGGAAGGCAAGGAAGACCGAGATCAAACCGGCGTCGCTGTTCACGAAGGTGATGCGCCGGGTGGAGTTCCAGGGCTTGGCTTTGGTGCCTTCACACCAGTACATCATCGCGCCGATCCGGATGAGTTCATCGCGGGTCATACAGCTCACCGATTCTGCAGCGTTGTTCACACGCTCGACTTGGCGGGCGTCCCGCTCGGCTCGGTATTCGGACCAGCGGGTCTCGGCCATCATCTGGCCGTGGCCGGTAGTGGATGAGTGTTCCCGGGCGAACAGCGCCTTGCGGGCATCGGCGTCGAGCGGGATGTCGCGGACCCACTGGTACGCGGTGGACTTCACGATGCCGAGTTCGGTCGCGATCTCCGGCACCGAGCGGTGCTGCCGGCGCAGCTCGCGGGCGCGTTCGCGGAGGTCGTCCTTGGCGTTGGGGCGCTTGGTCCAGGCAGGCGGGTCGACGCCCTGCAGCCACTTCGAGAGCAGGCCGGTGGAGACGCCGAGTCGCTCGGCGATCTGGCTCTTGGACAGGCCGTCCTCGGCGCGGAGCCTTCTGGCCTCGGCGATACGGGCCTGTCGGGCGGTGGCGTCCCCCGTGTCTGCTGTCATGCCGTCCGCGTCCCTTCCTGGTTGCCGTCCGGTATCGAGGTGACGCTACGGCGGGGGTACGACGACCGCGGGTGAGCTGCGGACTCTGCGAGGATGGGCGGATGGCTGAGGTGGGCGGCGAACGTCGCCGGGTACGGATGACGGCCGCGCAGCGCCGCGAGCAGGTACTGGGGGTGGGGCGGGCGCTGTTCGCCGAGCGCGGGTACGACGGGGCCAGCATGGAGGAGGTCGCGGCCCGCGCCGGCGTGTCGAAGCCGGTGGTGTACGAGCACTTCGGCGACAAGGAGAAGCTGTACCACGCGGTGGTGGACCGGGAGGTCCGGGCGCTGCTGGAGCAGATCACGGCGGCGTTGACGGCGGGGCATCCGCGGCGGTTGCTGGAGCAGGCGACGCTGGCGCTGCTGCGCTACATCGAGGAGGACACCGACGGGTTCCGGGTGCTGATGCGCGACTCGCCGATGATGTCCGACGGCGGCAGCTTCGCCGGGCTGCTCAACGAGGTGGCGCACCGGGTGCAGCACCATGTGGCGGCCGGGTTCGCGGCGCGCGGGTACGACCGGGGGTTGGCGGAGCTGTACGCGCAGGCGTTGACCGGGCTGGTGGCGTTCACCGGGCGGTGGTGGCTGGATGTGCGGCAGCCGCCGCGCGAGGTGGTGGCGACGCACCTGGTGAACCTGGTGTGGAACGGTCTGGCGCACCTGGAGCACGAGCCGCACCCGAACGTCGCGCCGGCGTCCGACCCGGACGCCTGACGGGGGCGACCCGGGCGCTGACCGGACGACCCGGACGCCTGGCCGGGTGAGTGGCCCGGGCCGGGTGAGCGGCGGGGTGCGCCTCAGGCGGCGGCGTGCTGGCCGGCGCGGGTGGGCGCGGTGCGGCGGACCCGGCCGTACAGCGACGAGACGCCGACGATCCCGCCCAACACGTACGAGACGATGCAGTTGGTGACGGAGAAGGCGAAG
This genomic interval carries:
- a CDS encoding helix-turn-helix domain-containing protein; translation: MTADTGDATARQARIAEARRLRAEDGLSKSQIAERLGVSTGLLSKWLQGVDPPAWTKRPNAKDDLRERARELRRQHRSVPEIATELGIVKSTAYQWVRDIPLDADARKALFAREHSSTTGHGQMMAETRWSEYRAERDARQVERVNNAAESVSCMTRDELIRIGAMMYWCEGTKAKPWNSTRRITFVNSDAGLISVFLAFLRAIGVEQANIDFRVQIHETADAEAAVQWWAASVGVEPETFRRTSLKRHNPKTVRHNTGADYHGCLIVSVRRSRAIYDMVEGLVIGVVRAAGLPSAPCDPDRSDGSVIVGR
- a CDS encoding TetR/AcrR family transcriptional regulator, which codes for MAEVGGERRRVRMTAAQRREQVLGVGRALFAERGYDGASMEEVAARAGVSKPVVYEHFGDKEKLYHAVVDREVRALLEQITAALTAGHPRRLLEQATLALLRYIEEDTDGFRVLMRDSPMMSDGGSFAGLLNEVAHRVQHHVAAGFAARGYDRGLAELYAQALTGLVAFTGRWWLDVRQPPREVVATHLVNLVWNGLAHLEHEPHPNVAPASDPDA